The following coding sequences lie in one Apium graveolens cultivar Ventura chromosome 3, ASM990537v1, whole genome shotgun sequence genomic window:
- the LOC141712528 gene encoding uncharacterized protein LOC141712528 — protein MAERGGERGGDRGGFGRGFGGRGRGGDRGRGRRRGSRRNDEETVWVPVTKLGRLVRDGKIKTIEQIYLHSLPIKEYQIIDLLIGPSLKDEVMKIMPVQKQTRAGQRTRFKAFVVVGDGNGHVGLGVKCSKEVATAIRGAIILAKLSVIPVRRGYWGNKIGKPHTVPCKVTGKCGSVTVRMVPAPRGAGIVAARVPKKVLQFAGIEDVFTSSRGSTKTLGNFVKATFDCLLKTYGFLTPDFWTETRFTKSPYQEHTDLLAKPVSKITFTEDPVIEA, from the exons ATGGCTGAAAGAGGCGGTGAACGTGGTGGTGATCGCGGCGGCTTCGGTCGAGGCTTCGGCGGGCGTGGACGCGGCGGCGATCGTGGACGTGGCCGGCGACGTGGCAGCCGTCGCAACGACGAAGAAACCGTGTGGGTCCCAGTCACAAAGCTCGGACGTCTCGTACGTGACGGCAAGATCAAAACAATCGAGCAAATCTATCTCCACTCTCTCCCAATCAAAGAGTACCAAATCATCGATCTTTTAATCGGACCGTCACTCAAAGACGAGGTCATGAAAATCATGCCGGTTCAGAAACAAACTCGAGCCGGTCAGCGAACCCGGTTCAAGGCGTTTGTGGTTGTTGGTGATGGAAATGGACACGTAGGATTGGGTGTTAAGTGTAGTAAGGAAGTGGCAACTGCTATTCGTGGCGCGATTATATTGGCCAAATTGTCGGTGATTCCGGTGCGGAGAGGGTATTGGGGAAATAAGATTGGGAAACCACATACTGTGCCGTGTAAGGTTACGGGGAAATGTGGTTCAGTTACGGTTAGGATGGTGCCTGCGCCTCGTGGAGCTGGGATTGTTGCGGCTAGAGTGCCTAAGAAGGTTTTGCAATTTGCGGGGATTGAGGATGTGTTTACTTCGTCTCGTGGTTCCACTAAGACTCTCGGCAACTTTGTCAAG GCTACATTTGACTGCTTGCTGAAGACTTATGGGTTCCTTACTCCTGATTTTTGGACTGAGACTCGTTTTACTAAATCTCCTTACCAAGAGCACACTGATCTTTTGGCCAAACCAGTATCAAAAATCACCTTCACTGAGGACCCAGTTATTGAGGCATGA
- the LOC141712527 gene encoding polygalacturonase-like: protein MAPHMHIFLFSIIVFVCFISSCCSVEDDVQPNIINNLHLNNVISDQETGYDSRAYPSQFLSSDGLSPDFPKVETGISSYLEKLAPKTSATTVSVKSHGAKGDGKSDDTKAFEKAWDEACSSSSGAVFVVPENKEYLLKQIRFGGPCKAALTVQINGTLLASDDRGDYKKDKRHWLIFDTVEDLLVEGGGVIDGNGEIWWKNSCKVNKHKPCKDAPTALTFYNVKNLTVKDLNVQNAQQIQVSFERCESVKAWNLTVTAPGDSPNTDGVHITRTENMKLSDSVIQTGDDCISIESGSQNLKITNITCGPGHGISIGSLGDGNSEAHVSDVTVDGAKISGTSNGVRIKTYQGGSGNASNIKFANIEMVNVKNPIIIDQNYCDQSKPCKKQKSAVLVKNVVYQNITGTSATDVAIKFDCSQTHPCQGIVLRDVELRAPKDEVAQAFCNNVEIKQIGTVSPSCPDD, encoded by the exons ATGGCTCCACACATGCATATATTCCTCTTCAGTATCATTGTTTTTGTTTGCTTTATCTCGTCTTGCTGTAGTGTCGAAGACGACGTTCAGcctaatataattaataatttacaTCTTAATAATGTTATTAGCGATCAAGAAACTGGATATGACTCTCGCGCATATCCTTCACAATTTTTAAGCTCTGATGGCTTGTCACCCGACTTCCCCAAGGTTGAAACTGGAATTTCAAGTTACTTGGAAAAGCTTGCACCAAAAACTTCTGCTACAACTGTGAGCGTAAAGAGTCATGGAGCTAAAGGTGACGGTAAATCTGATGACACCAAG GCATTTGAGAAGGCGTGGGATGAAGCTTGTTCTTCTTCTTCGGGAGCAGTTTTTGTGGTACCCGAAAACAAAGAGTATCTTTTGAAGCAAATTAGATTCGGAGGACCTTGCAAAGCTGCCTTGACTGTTCAG ATAAACGGTACCCTTTTAGCGTCTGACGATCGAGGAGACTACAAAAAAGACAAGAGACACTGGCTAATATTTGACACTGTCGAAGATCTTCTGGTGGAAGGAGGTGGAGTTATAGACGGTAATGGCGAAATTTGGTGGAAAAATTCTTGTAAGGTCAATAAACATAAG CCCTGCAAGGACGCGCCAACT GCCCTGACCTTTTATAATGTGAAGAATCTGACAGTAAAGGACCTGAATGTACAAAATGCACAGCAGATACAAGTATCGTTTGAGAGATGCGAGAGTGTAAAAGCTTGGAATCTTACAGTCACTGCACCCGGAGATAGTCCTAACACAGACGGAGTCCATATCACCCGCACTGAAAACATGAAATTATCGGACTCTGTAATACAGACCG GTGATGATTGCATTTCAATTGAAAGTGGCAGCCAGAACTTGAAAATCACAAATATAACCTGTGGACCAGGTCATGGTATTAG CATTGGAAGTTTAGGAGACGGAAATTCAGAAGCTCATGTTTCAGATGTAACTGTTGATGGAGCTAAGATCTCCGGAACTTCAAATGGTGTTAGGATCAAGACATATCAG GGAGGATCGGGAAATGCAAGCAATATAAAATTTGCGAATATTGAGATGGTTAATGTAAAGAACCCCATCATTATAGATCAGAACTATTGTGATCAGTCCAAACCATGTAAAAAACAG AAATCAGCTGTTCTGGTGAAGAATGTGGTTTATCAGAACATAACAGGAACAAGTGCTACGGATGTGGCTATTAAGTTTGATTGCAGCCAAACCCATCCTTGCCAAGGAATTGTTCTCAGAGATGTAGAGTTAAGAGCACCGAAAGATGAAGTTGCCCAAGCTTTCTGCAATAACGTTGAGATTAAACAAATTGGAACTGTTTCTCCAAGCTGTCCTGATGATTGA